CCGCCGAGGCGCTTGGAAATCCAGTCGGGAATCGGGCGAAAATCCTTGAGCGCCACCATCTCGAGAATCGCGGAGTGGTGCCATTCACGGAAAATGCGGAACTGCGCCGCATCCATCTTGTGCAGCTTGGAGCGCGGGCTCGCCTTCAAAAGCTGGGCGTAGTACACCTGCTTGTCCGCATCCGTCTGAGCCTGGTTGAAGAAAACGAGACTTTCAAAATATGCGGCACGCTGGCCATCCAAGCCGAGGCCGTGGATGAGCTTCACCACCGTGTTTTTTGTAATGTTTCGCTTCCCGTCAATCGTGAGCTTGAGATGGGCATGGCTCGAAAGCCCGGCCTTCTCCGCGAAGAAACGGAGGCTGAACGCCGGAACCGTCTTCTTCTTGAACTCATAGTAGTCCCGCAAGTACACGCGGTAGTTCGTGTACTGCAGCACATCAGGTTCAACTATGCGATTTTCTCCTGTTTCCATACGTTAAAAAATAGAAGTCTTCGGGCGCAAAAGCAAAGGATAATTGCTCTTTCTCGTTTACTGAGGTAACCATGTTAGACGAGAGGGGCAGGCTTTCCCCTGATTGCAGCCCCGGACGCATCAAGCACCGCGAGTACTCAGCAGAAATCCCGCGCGAGGAGCGCAAAGCGCACATGGTCCTCGAAATGATCGTGGAGGCGTTCGAACTCGCGGCAAATGCCTTCTTCTTCAAATCCGGCACGGCGGGCGACCGCGGCACTCTTCGGATTTTTGACCGATGCCGTAAGTTCAAGGCGGTTGAGCCCCATCGCAAAAGCTTCGCCCGCCACGAGCAAAAGCGCCTCAGTCGCGAGGCCACGACCGCAAAAACGCTCCCCAAGCCAATAGCTCACAGTCGCCGAGCGATTTTTCCACTGCACCCAGCCAAGCATGATGCAGCCCGCGATTTTCAATTTCGCGCTGTTTTCCACAGGCGTACCAGCACTCGCGCCCACAAGCGTGTCTTCACCGACCTTCTTGAAAACGCCCCAGCAGGCGCCATTCGCCATCTGCGCCTGCATGTTCCAGGCATCGATTTTCGCAGAAACATCTTCGGGAGTGCGGCATTCCACGGCAGGCCACGGCAAATGCTCAGACAAGAACTCGCGAGAGCCATCAATCAACTCGAACAGCGGCTGCACGTCCGCCTCGCCAAGTGGGCGCAACACGACACGCTCGCCATCAACCTCTTGCAGCGAGAATTCACAAAGTTCATCATCTAAAAAATCGTTCATATTCAACTCAACGATAGCATTTGTCATGTCACCGCATCTTACCATATCGCTCGAAGACGCAGAAGATAACGCACCCAAGGGGTTATGGCGTTTTTTTTTAGCGGTTTTCATGACTACATGCATATAATTTTCAATTTTAAGCATTTTTATATGCATTTTTGAGCCTATTTCTTATAAACTACGCACCAAACTAAGGTCTAGATTTACCGATGATACATATAAAAACCGACAATTTCGTCAATTTATATGCTCAAACGCCGGCATAATTCATTACTTTGTATAAAAACGTGCATATAAAAAGCCATTTTGTTCATTTTTATATGCATCCCCTCAAAAAACACCCAATAAACTCGTCATTCTGAGCCATTCAGGCATAACCGCGGCGCGGTTGGCGCGGTTGGCGCGGTTGGCGTGGTTGGCGTAAAAAAACGAAAAACCCGATAGCAAACTACCGGGTTTTTCAGTGCGGATGAAAGGACTTGAACCTTCATGCCCTTGCAGGCACTAGAACCTGAATCTAGCGTGTCTACCAGTTCCACCACATCCGCGTGGTGCACCAAATTTTGAAAAAAAAAGCCCTTTTGTCAAGGGGTCACGGGAATTTGGCGCTTTTTTGCGGGCGGGGCCAAATTTATTTGCGGACGGCTTCGCGGATCCAGTCCATGCGCTTGCCTTTCCAATAGCTCCAATCATGCTCGCCCTCCGGGTCGAACCGGAGTTCGCAGTCCACCTGCACCGCCTTGCAAAATTCCGTAATCCACGGCACCGTCTGGTCCGACGGGTAAAGCCTGTCCTTGCCGCCCTGCAAAAAACGAAAGCGCCCCACATGCATTTTCTTCGGCACGGCAAGTTTCGCAGGCTCTCCCAAGAAAGCCCCGAACGAGCTCATGAGCAGGCGGTCTTCCACAGCACGACGACCCTCCAGCGAATAGACGAGCACCCCAAGCGAGCCATCCGAAACGCCCACTAGCGACACACGCTCCACAGGCGCCCCGCGCCTTACCGCCACAGAATCCAGCGCCGCATCAACAGCAGCAATTGCAGCCGGCGTGACCCAGTGATTCTCACGACAGACAGACACGCTCACCACAATCTTTTCAGGATAAAGTTCCGCAAAGTCCGTACCCGCGACAAGCCCTTTTGCGCAGTTTGCGCTCCCCATGCCACCATGGAACCAGACCACGACCGGCGCATTTGCGCGGTTTTTCTTTTGCGACGCGCCCGCGCGCTTCACCGATAACTTGCGGGAGTTCTCGCGAACGGCCTTCGGCCACCAGATTCCCGCCGGACTCTGGAACGCCAGCGCTCCCGATGCGCTCCTGACATCAATTACAAGGGAATCTGGAGCCGCAAAAGCAAGCGCGCACGCCAGCAGCAACACCCAAGCCACCAAACCGCAATTCATCATTGCAATACATCCGCAGGGTTCTGCAACCTAACCCGACGCGGCTTGTGCACAAGCGCTACAAAAATAAAGATGATTCCGATAATCAACATGGAGCCGACAATCGCAAGCCCCATAAAGCACCAGTAAAAATGATAGCCGTCCATCAGGAATTCCCAGCTGAGTTCACCCTCGGTCGACGCCATCGACTTCACGATATACTTGTCCCCCACCTTGACCGCGCGGACTTCCATCGGGACTGCACTTGCATTCACCGCCGAAAAATCGTACCATTCCGCAAGTTCGTCCAAAATCTCGTCGGTCACATAGAGGACGAACGTGCACTTGGTATCCCCATTGAGCTGGAAATAGATTTTGTCGAAGAACGGGATGTTCGAGCCGCCGAACAAGCTTGGCATCGCGGCATAGCTCACCTTGCCATAAAACACGTGCTCCGTAAGGAACCCGAGTTCCTCGGACAATCCGTACTGAAACGAGCCATCCGTCATTTCGTATGCGGAATACTCTTTCACGATGCTTCGCGCCAGCGGGTACATATACCACGAGAGCCAACAGGCAAGGAAAATAAACAGCAAGCCAAAATTGATAAAGGCGATTTTACGGGCACGGAACACAGACATTTTAATCCCTATTAGACTTGAATATAAAGAAGAACGTGGCAAGCAAAAGCACAAGCGACAAGAAGTAGAACGCAAGCGGGACCTTTGTCGACAATGAAATCTCTTTCACGTTTTCCATTTGAAAAAAGTGGAGCAGTTCGTCACTTGCGCTGAGCGTCTTGTCGTTATTGAACTGACGCCAGGCATCGTACAAATCCAGATTTTTCTGGAACAAAACTTCAAGGCGCTTGGCAAGTGGCAACGGCAAGTTATCCGATTCCGGCATAACGGCATACCCCGCTTTAGCCGAATCCAGCTTGCGCAAAAGCGGCAAGTCCACCTCCGAAGAATGCATTTCCGCCAGCCGGTAAACGCGTTCCAGTTCGCTAAACCAAGCCGAACGTTCCGAGAGATAGCGCTGCAGGCAAGAGACTTTAGCGAGGACGCTCGACTTGAAATTGGAAACCATGGCCGCCGGAGGCACCGAAAAACCGGTCTGTTTGAGCTTTTGGACTCCACCTTCAAACGAGAGTGCCACTTCGCGGAGCGTCATCATCTGCGCAAGCACCACCGCCGAATCTACCTCGTAACCGCTACGGACGCGTTCCATCGAACGCATGAGGCTTGCATCGGCAAACTGGTAATCGCAAAGCGACTTCACGTATTGGGAATAAACGGCAACTTGCGGTTTTTGCGAAACATAAAACAGCGCCGTCAAACAAATCGTAAGAACGACGACAAGCCAAATCCAGGGCGTTTGGATTTTCATGTGCAAAGTTTCTGCAATTGATTTTTTCGTCTGTCCGTTCACATCTAGAAATTACTTTTTTTCTACTTTACGAACAATGAGATTCCGTCATTTAATCGCCTTTTTTGCCATTTTATGCAGTTTCGCCGGGTGTACCGTCGAACGAGCCGAAGAACATATCCTCGCAAGGCATGCAAATGGCGTCAAAAAGACCTCCATCTGGGTCTACCCCGACGGCACCATCCTCAAGCGTAACGAATGGTACAACGATGGCATCAAGGAACTCGAAATCCCCTACGAAGACAGTCTCCCGCACGGC
This window of the Fibrobacter sp. UBA4297 genome carries:
- a CDS encoding TIGR02147 family protein, giving the protein METGENRIVEPDVLQYTNYRVYLRDYYEFKKKTVPAFSLRFFAEKAGLSSHAHLKLTIDGKRNITKNTVVKLIHGLGLDGQRAAYFESLVFFNQAQTDADKQVYYAQLLKASPRSKLHKMDAAQFRIFREWHHSAILEMVALKDFRPIPDWISKRLGGLITPVQVTESLKLLVELGLLVKTANGFRQRDPLITTDDEVQDMMVKMYHLQMLKLSADMLSTLPGPQRDVSALTFSIKREDFPDLKKHLQLMRKELLDFSAKAGEAEEVVQINIQLYPLTRGV
- a CDS encoding GNAT family N-acetyltransferase, which translates into the protein MNDFLDDELCEFSLQEVDGERVVLRPLGEADVQPLFELIDGSREFLSEHLPWPAVECRTPEDVSAKIDAWNMQAQMANGACWGVFKKVGEDTLVGASAGTPVENSAKLKIAGCIMLGWVQWKNRSATVSYWLGERFCGRGLATEALLLVAGEAFAMGLNRLELTASVKNPKSAAVARRAGFEEEGICREFERLHDHFEDHVRFALLARDFC